A section of the Polynucleobacter sp. AP-Sving-400A-A2 genome encodes:
- a CDS encoding ATP-binding cassette domain-containing protein: MALIVLTDAKLAFGHVDLLANTAFSLESGERVGLIGRNGTGKSSLLKILAGIEKMDDGLLQYQQGLRIAYVPQEPIFEAEETVFDAVSKGVAQAKALREEYEALSIGEWDDAAHHRLDEVQSQLEALSGWNWEQRVHETLDRLHLEAELKINTLSGGTKKRVALARALVEMPDVLLLDEPTNHLDLDSISWLEDLLKEYKGSVILITHDRAFLDNVCTQIVELDRGILRTYPGNFSAYEVLKDQEMNSESLANARADKLLAQEEVWIRKGVEARRTRSVARIARLENLRATRSQRRDAVGQVKLAVSAGDRSGKIVADLQNVSKSYERPIVKDFTATILRGDKVGLLGPNGAGKTTLLKLILGTIAPDSGTATMGTRIEVAYFDQMREGLDLNASLEDYISPGSEWIEINGNKKHVKSYLSDFLFAPERTNSPVSTLSGGERNRLLLARLFARPANVLVLDEPTNDLDIDTLDLLEQLLQDYKGTVFLVSHDRYFLDNVVTSIIANEGDGFWREYEGGYEDWKIQKARSDKIRAANGGLKAAEKSESKPEVKPEAKVESKPAAAKTGVSKLNGKERQELEVLPLQIETLESEQADIGIAMSNPDLYKNEPELAASMQARLSEITADLDIKLQRWELLLSRSES, encoded by the coding sequence ATGGCTTTAATCGTACTCACTGATGCAAAACTGGCTTTTGGCCATGTTGACCTCCTCGCAAACACTGCTTTCTCACTGGAATCTGGGGAGCGGGTTGGCTTAATTGGCCGCAATGGCACTGGCAAATCCTCTCTATTGAAGATCTTGGCTGGCATAGAAAAAATGGATGATGGCCTGCTGCAGTATCAGCAAGGTCTCCGCATTGCCTATGTTCCACAAGAGCCTATATTTGAAGCTGAGGAGACCGTCTTTGATGCCGTATCGAAGGGCGTAGCTCAAGCTAAAGCCCTGCGTGAAGAATATGAAGCCCTCAGTATTGGAGAGTGGGACGATGCCGCCCACCATCGTTTAGACGAAGTGCAGTCGCAACTCGAAGCCTTAAGCGGTTGGAATTGGGAGCAACGCGTTCATGAAACGCTAGATCGCCTGCATCTAGAGGCTGAGCTCAAAATTAATACCCTATCGGGCGGAACTAAGAAACGGGTTGCTCTTGCCCGTGCGCTGGTAGAGATGCCAGATGTATTGCTACTAGATGAGCCTACCAACCATTTGGATTTAGATTCCATTTCTTGGTTGGAGGATTTATTGAAAGAGTACAAGGGCTCTGTGATTTTGATTACCCATGATCGCGCTTTCTTGGATAACGTTTGCACTCAGATTGTTGAGCTTGATCGCGGCATCTTGCGTACGTATCCAGGCAATTTTTCGGCCTATGAGGTATTAAAAGATCAGGAAATGAACTCAGAGTCTTTGGCTAATGCACGTGCAGATAAGTTACTTGCACAAGAAGAGGTTTGGATTCGTAAAGGCGTTGAAGCTAGGCGCACTCGTAGCGTGGCGCGTATTGCACGCCTAGAAAATCTTCGTGCTACTCGCTCACAAAGGCGTGATGCTGTTGGGCAAGTCAAGCTTGCAGTTTCAGCAGGAGATAGGAGTGGCAAGATTGTTGCTGATCTGCAAAATGTTTCTAAGTCATACGAGCGCCCGATTGTGAAGGATTTCACGGCAACGATTTTACGTGGCGATAAAGTGGGACTGCTTGGTCCTAACGGCGCTGGCAAGACTACGCTACTTAAATTGATCCTCGGAACAATTGCGCCAGACTCTGGCACAGCAACCATGGGTACTCGTATTGAGGTGGCCTATTTTGATCAAATGCGTGAAGGTCTCGATCTCAATGCCTCTCTTGAGGATTACATTAGCCCAGGTAGCGAGTGGATCGAAATCAATGGCAATAAGAAGCACGTGAAGAGTTATCTGAGTGATTTCTTGTTTGCGCCAGAGCGTACAAATTCACCGGTAAGCACTTTGTCTGGTGGCGAGCGTAACCGCTTATTGTTGGCACGCTTATTTGCGCGTCCTGCGAACGTCTTGGTTTTGGATGAGCCAACTAATGACTTGGATATCGATACCTTAGACTTGCTTGAGCAACTGCTCCAAGACTATAAGGGCACCGTGTTCTTGGTCAGTCATGATCGCTACTTCCTAGATAACGTAGTGACCAGCATCATCGCTAATGAAGGTGATGGATTTTGGCGCGAATATGAAGGCGGTTACGAAGACTGGAAGATTCAGAAGGCGCGTTCAGACAAGATTCGTGCAGCCAACGGTGGTCTTAAGGCTGCTGAGAAATCTGAATCAAAACCAGAAGTAAAGCCAGAGGCAAAAGTTGAATCAAAACCCGCCGCTGCAAAAACTGGAGTCAGCAAGCTCAATGGTAAGGAGCGGCAAGAATTAGAAGTCCTACCGTTGCAGATCGAAACTTTGGAGTCGGAGCAGGCTGATATTGGGATTGCCATGAGTAATCCAGATCTTTATAAGAATGAACCTGAATTAGCGGCAAGCATGCAAGCGCGCTTGTCAGAAATCACTGCCGATCTAGATATCAAACTACAGCGCTGGGAGTTACTCTTAAGTCGCTCAGAATCTTAA
- a CDS encoding alpha/beta hydrolase — translation MTALPCIEIETAPNPSTAVIWLHGLGADGNDFVPIIPQLNLSECPAIRFIFPSAPSMAVTVNGGYVMPAWYDITGRTINDREDLAGIQKSATAISELIEREASRGIAYEKIVLAGFSQGCAMSLQVGLRFPHKLAGIMALSGYLPLANSLALERSQANSKTPIFMAHGIWDAVITLERAEASDDTLEKLGYQVDWNTYPMEHSLHPDELVDISRFLTMVLSKS, via the coding sequence ATGACTGCGTTGCCCTGTATTGAAATTGAAACTGCTCCCAATCCAAGTACTGCTGTCATTTGGCTTCACGGACTAGGAGCTGATGGCAATGACTTTGTACCCATCATTCCCCAGCTCAATCTTTCTGAATGCCCTGCCATTCGATTTATTTTTCCAAGCGCGCCCTCGATGGCTGTCACAGTCAATGGCGGCTACGTGATGCCAGCCTGGTATGACATTACAGGGAGAACTATCAACGACCGCGAAGATCTTGCTGGTATTCAGAAATCAGCCACAGCAATCTCAGAGTTAATTGAACGAGAGGCAAGTCGCGGGATTGCCTATGAAAAAATTGTTTTGGCTGGCTTCTCGCAGGGCTGCGCTATGTCTTTGCAAGTTGGTCTACGTTTTCCACATAAATTGGCTGGGATCATGGCACTGTCAGGCTATTTGCCTTTAGCAAACTCGCTGGCACTCGAGAGAAGTCAGGCTAATAGCAAGACTCCTATTTTTATGGCGCATGGCATTTGGGATGCAGTGATCACTCTCGAGCGCGCAGAAGCCTCAGACGATACTCTAGAAAAATTAGGCTATCAGGTGGATTGGAATACCTACCCAATGGAACACTCTCTTCATCCAGATGAGCTGGTAGATATCTCCAGATTTTTGACTATGGTGCTGAGCAAGTCATAA
- a CDS encoding chaperone modulator CbpM: MAQTQITWITGSVVEEEVHMSIVEISQATRAPEDLIMSWVSEGVLSPVGSSPEDWRFSGESLKRAKTAAHLTHDLELNTPGVALALDLLDEISRLRNQILREKII, from the coding sequence ATGGCACAAACACAAATCACCTGGATTACAGGTAGTGTTGTTGAAGAAGAAGTACATATGAGTATTGTAGAAATTTCACAAGCGACACGCGCACCAGAGGATCTCATCATGTCTTGGGTATCCGAGGGTGTTCTCAGCCCTGTGGGCTCATCCCCAGAGGACTGGCGCTTTAGTGGAGAGTCCCTTAAGCGCGCAAAGACTGCTGCTCATCTGACCCATGATCTAGAACTCAATACTCCTGGAGTCGCTCTAGCGCTAGATCTTCTAGACGAAATCAGCCGCCTTCGCAATCAGATTCTTCGTGAAAAAATAATTTAA
- a CDS encoding DnaJ C-terminal domain-containing protein, whose translation MKFRDYYETLGVARGATEAEIKAAYRKLARKYHPDVNKEAGAEDQFKEVGEAYAVLKDTEKRAAYDRMGANWKNGQDFTPPPNWNEGFEYSDSNFGGGYEGDQSEFFESLFGRGRHTQGGRGGNPRQGMNFKGQDHHAKILIDLADAYNGAQRTIALHMPTQDANGNVSTQERKLDVSIPKGIKAGQNLRLSGQGGPGMGSGGAGDLYLEIDFHPNPIYRVDGKDVYLDLPLAPWEAALGTTVNIPTPAGSTLELKIPAGTASGRKMRLKEKGIPSKEAGDLYVVPNIVLPGAETDAQKEAYQALEKAFDFKPRNHLKG comes from the coding sequence ATGAAATTCAGGGACTACTATGAAACACTCGGTGTAGCGCGTGGCGCTACTGAAGCAGAAATTAAAGCGGCTTACCGAAAGTTAGCGCGCAAATATCACCCAGACGTAAATAAAGAAGCCGGGGCAGAGGACCAATTTAAAGAAGTTGGCGAGGCCTACGCCGTTCTCAAGGACACTGAGAAGCGCGCTGCCTACGATCGTATGGGCGCTAACTGGAAAAATGGTCAAGACTTCACTCCCCCTCCAAACTGGAATGAGGGCTTTGAATATTCTGACAGCAACTTTGGTGGTGGCTACGAGGGTGATCAAAGTGAATTCTTTGAATCTCTGTTTGGCAGGGGACGTCATACTCAAGGCGGTAGGGGTGGTAACCCACGCCAAGGCATGAACTTCAAGGGTCAAGATCATCACGCCAAGATATTGATTGATTTGGCGGATGCCTATAACGGTGCTCAACGAACTATCGCCCTGCATATGCCTACGCAAGATGCTAACGGTAATGTCAGCACCCAGGAACGTAAGCTCGATGTCAGCATTCCGAAGGGTATTAAGGCCGGACAAAATCTACGCCTATCTGGTCAGGGCGGTCCAGGCATGGGTTCTGGTGGCGCGGGTGACTTGTACCTTGAAATTGATTTCCACCCCAATCCCATTTATCGCGTAGATGGCAAAGATGTTTATCTTGATTTGCCGCTGGCCCCATGGGAAGCAGCGCTTGGAACTACCGTCAATATTCCAACTCCTGCAGGCTCAACTTTAGAGCTGAAGATTCCAGCGGGTACAGCATCTGGTCGCAAGATGCGACTCAAAGAGAAGGGTATCCCTAGTAAAGAAGCAGGCGATCTATACGTAGTTCCAAATATTGTTTTACCCGGCGCGGAAACTGATGCGCAAAAAGAAGCATATCAAGCGCTGGAGAAAGCTTTTGATTTCAAACCCAGAAACCATTTGAAGGGATGA
- a CDS encoding UxaA family hydrolase — translation MIETSEKKLAGAIIRLHPNDNIVVARVDVAIGEQVPSENFTSRSQVPAGYKIATKKILKGEPILKYNVTVGFANADIEPGMMVHSHNTEFREFDRDYAYASEYKPTTLLPESERATFQGYVRANGKVGTRNFIGILSTVNCSATVVNKIADWFTPERLKDYPNIDGVVAFSHGIGCGMEMSGEPMQLLRRTMAGYAQHPNLAAALIIGLGCERNQLKGLMEQEALQENSTLHTFIMQETGGTRKTIEAGIEAVKALLPEANKAKRQTVSASHLCVGLQCGGSDGFSSITANPALGAAVDILSRHGGTGILSETPEIYGVEHTLTRRAATKEIGEKLIKRIRWWKDEYSVGRDVQINGQVSPGNQIGGLANIFEKSLGSSMKGGTGPLMEVYRYAEPVTAKGFVFMDTPGFDPVSATGQIAGGANLIAFTTGRGSMFGSKPAPCIKLATNTPMYQRLTEDMDINCGEILDGTVSVQEMGQRIFELFLRTASGETSKSELLGLGDYEFVPWQVGVMS, via the coding sequence ATGATTGAAACATCTGAAAAAAAATTGGCTGGCGCAATTATTCGCCTGCATCCAAATGACAATATTGTTGTTGCACGAGTCGATGTCGCTATCGGCGAGCAAGTGCCCAGCGAGAATTTCACGAGCCGTAGCCAAGTACCTGCGGGTTATAAGATCGCTACAAAGAAAATCTTGAAGGGTGAGCCTATCCTCAAATACAACGTCACCGTGGGCTTTGCTAATGCCGATATTGAGCCTGGAATGATGGTCCACAGTCATAACACTGAGTTTCGTGAATTCGATCGTGACTATGCTTATGCAAGCGAATATAAGCCCACCACCCTCCTTCCGGAATCTGAGCGTGCAACATTTCAAGGTTACGTGCGCGCCAATGGAAAAGTAGGTACACGTAATTTCATCGGCATCCTATCAACCGTCAATTGCTCTGCAACGGTGGTCAATAAAATTGCTGACTGGTTCACACCCGAGAGATTGAAAGATTACCCCAATATCGATGGCGTAGTTGCTTTTAGTCACGGCATCGGCTGTGGCATGGAAATGAGTGGCGAGCCAATGCAACTGCTACGTAGAACGATGGCAGGTTATGCACAACATCCTAACCTCGCTGCAGCCCTCATCATTGGCTTAGGTTGCGAGCGTAATCAGCTAAAAGGCTTGATGGAGCAAGAGGCATTGCAAGAAAACTCTACTTTGCACACTTTCATCATGCAGGAGACTGGTGGCACACGCAAAACGATTGAAGCGGGAATTGAAGCTGTCAAAGCACTCCTGCCAGAAGCCAATAAAGCAAAACGTCAAACTGTTTCTGCAAGCCACCTATGTGTTGGTCTGCAATGTGGTGGATCTGATGGATTCTCTTCCATCACCGCAAACCCAGCTTTAGGCGCTGCGGTAGATATTTTGTCGCGCCATGGTGGCACAGGTATTCTTTCTGAAACGCCAGAAATTTATGGGGTTGAGCACACACTTACCCGTAGAGCCGCTACTAAAGAAATCGGCGAGAAGCTCATTAAACGGATTCGTTGGTGGAAAGATGAGTATTCCGTTGGTCGTGATGTTCAGATCAATGGGCAAGTGAGTCCCGGCAATCAAATTGGTGGTCTTGCTAACATCTTTGAAAAGTCACTCGGCTCTTCAATGAAGGGCGGCACTGGACCCCTGATGGAGGTCTATCGATATGCGGAACCCGTCACAGCCAAAGGTTTTGTATTTATGGATACGCCTGGTTTTGACCCTGTCTCAGCAACCGGTCAAATTGCAGGTGGGGCAAACCTGATTGCTTTCACTACGGGACGCGGCTCCATGTTTGGATCTAAACCGGCGCCTTGTATCAAGCTGGCGACTAATACACCCATGTATCAAAGACTAACTGAAGACATGGACATCAATTGCGGAGAGATCTTGGATGGTACGGTTTCTGTTCAAGAGATGGGTCAACGTATTTTTGAACTCTTCCTCAGGACAGCCTCAGGAGAGACTTCTAAAAGCGAATTGTTGGGCCTGGGTGACTATGAATTCGTGCCCTGGCAAGTTGGCGTCATGAGCTAA
- a CDS encoding tripartite tricarboxylate transporter substrate binding protein: MRKIIFTLLALGINLPSLASAQGYPNQPIKLIIPFAAGGPSDVLARGFSPKLGENLGQPIIIENKPGAGANLAAEYVVNSKGDGYTLFLMLVGTQAINETLYKKLNYNVVKDFAPVSLVASSSLMLVANPGVPVKTVAELIAFDKANPGKVSFGSSGAATPLHLAGELFNTQAGTNILHVPYKGAAPALTDVLGGQIQTAIVGTPAALPYVKSGKLTGLGVTSLKRSPNAPEIPAISETLPKFDVELVYAIVAPAGTPKAIVDKLNTQLANVLNNPEVKSQLNSRGFDVVTSTPGQLGDYIKSEVAKWAPIVKKSGVSAE; this comes from the coding sequence ATGAGAAAAATCATCTTTACCCTACTGGCTTTAGGAATTAATCTGCCATCGCTAGCAAGCGCGCAAGGATATCCGAACCAACCAATTAAGCTAATCATCCCATTTGCAGCTGGTGGACCATCAGACGTCCTCGCTCGAGGATTTTCTCCCAAGCTTGGTGAAAACCTAGGCCAGCCCATCATCATTGAAAACAAACCGGGTGCGGGCGCCAATCTAGCCGCAGAGTATGTAGTCAATTCTAAAGGCGATGGTTACACACTCTTCCTGATGCTAGTGGGCACCCAAGCTATTAATGAAACCTTATATAAAAAACTCAATTACAACGTTGTTAAAGATTTTGCCCCGGTCTCACTGGTTGCCTCCTCCTCATTGATGTTGGTAGCCAACCCTGGTGTACCTGTAAAAACCGTTGCAGAATTGATCGCGTTTGATAAAGCCAATCCTGGCAAAGTTAGCTTTGGTTCTTCGGGTGCAGCCACACCACTCCATCTGGCGGGCGAATTATTCAACACTCAAGCAGGAACTAATATTCTCCATGTGCCATACAAAGGTGCGGCTCCTGCATTAACAGATGTGCTGGGTGGACAGATTCAAACAGCTATTGTTGGCACCCCAGCGGCGCTACCTTATGTCAAATCTGGAAAACTAACTGGATTGGGCGTCACAAGCTTAAAACGCTCTCCAAATGCCCCAGAGATCCCAGCCATATCGGAGACCCTGCCTAAATTTGACGTAGAACTGGTTTATGCCATTGTTGCGCCAGCGGGCACACCAAAGGCTATTGTGGACAAATTAAATACTCAATTAGCTAATGTGCTCAACAACCCTGAAGTTAAATCCCAGTTGAACTCCAGAGGATTTGATGTTGTCACTAGCACCCCGGGCCAGCTTGGTGACTACATAAAATCTGAAGTCGCCAAGTGGGCGCCGATTGTCAAAAAATCAGGCGTTTCTGCAGAATAA
- a CDS encoding mandelate racemase/muconate lactonizing enzyme family protein gives MKIKCAEIYPLSIPLIEPIKMSREMVVDAKTVLICLTDDKGRQGWGEASVAPLMTGESLDSLVGSIKYLVEYALPIDWSEPAEFASVFNRILYANASAKSCLEMALLDLYTQERSLPLWRYLRTEGGVLADAVPAPIPLLRMLGGSLDKELSDAKAFRELGFRHWKIKIGSLSLDEDLHRVRVLCDALEGDVISVDANCALTLTDALRFCQSESASKLTFAEQLVSTELPMADFVLLNKSSPIPIGLDESVHGLSELEQLIEAKALSGASLKLIKTGGVMQALECAKLLERHELSLNLACKIAETSLSAAATASLGFAMGKVNWGFSMSNQYLKFDICDIPLIAKQGSFGVSQLAPSGIGVVPNLDRVKEAIAKGYAAIQY, from the coding sequence ATGAAAATCAAATGCGCTGAAATCTACCCCTTATCCATTCCACTTATCGAGCCCATCAAAATGTCTCGTGAAATGGTGGTGGATGCAAAAACGGTATTGATCTGCCTAACCGATGATAAGGGTCGACAGGGTTGGGGTGAGGCCTCAGTCGCGCCTTTGATGACCGGGGAAAGCCTGGATAGTCTCGTTGGTAGCATTAAGTACTTGGTGGAATATGCATTGCCAATAGATTGGAGTGAGCCAGCCGAATTTGCAAGTGTTTTTAATCGAATTTTGTATGCCAATGCATCAGCAAAATCTTGTTTAGAGATGGCTTTATTAGATTTATACACCCAAGAGCGCTCCCTACCTTTATGGCGATATCTGCGTACTGAAGGTGGTGTCTTAGCAGATGCAGTTCCTGCACCCATACCCTTGTTGAGAATGCTGGGCGGCTCATTGGACAAAGAGCTGAGCGATGCCAAGGCATTTCGTGAGCTTGGATTTAGGCATTGGAAAATTAAAATTGGCTCACTGTCGCTTGATGAAGATCTGCACAGGGTGAGAGTGCTGTGCGATGCCTTGGAGGGTGACGTCATCTCTGTTGATGCAAACTGCGCGCTCACTTTGACAGATGCTCTTCGATTTTGCCAGTCAGAGTCGGCAAGTAAATTAACGTTTGCAGAGCAGTTGGTTTCTACAGAGCTGCCCATGGCAGATTTCGTACTACTCAATAAGAGTTCTCCCATTCCAATCGGATTGGATGAGTCAGTCCATGGCCTTAGTGAGCTTGAGCAATTAATCGAGGCTAAGGCATTGAGTGGAGCAAGCTTAAAGCTGATTAAAACAGGTGGAGTGATGCAGGCACTTGAATGTGCCAAATTACTAGAGCGGCATGAGCTCTCACTCAATTTAGCGTGCAAGATTGCGGAGACTTCTTTGTCAGCGGCAGCGACAGCATCTCTAGGATTTGCGATGGGCAAAGTCAATTGGGGTTTTAGCATGTCAAATCAGTACTTGAAGTTTGATATTTGTGACATACCACTCATAGCCAAGCAGGGAAGCTTTGGGGTGAGCCAACTAGCGCCGAGCGGCATTGGTGTAGTTCCAAATCTTGATCGAGTAAAGGAAGCCATTGCAAAGGGGTATGCGGCTATTCAATATTGA